From Enoplosus armatus isolate fEnoArm2 chromosome 23, fEnoArm2.hap1, whole genome shotgun sequence, a single genomic window includes:
- the LOC139305977 gene encoding tripartite motif-containing protein 16-like, with protein MAQQRNQADGAKFCCSICLDLLKDPVTIPCGHNYCMSCIKSFWDEEDQKKIHSCPQCRQTFIPTPVLVKNTMLAELVEELKKTGHQDAPADHCYAGPEDVACDVCTGRKLKALKSCLQCLASYCEKHLQPHYDSPTFKKHKLVETSIKLQDTICFRHDEVMKMFCRTDQQCICVFCSMDEHKGHNIISAAAERTEKQKELGERRQNIQQRIQDREKDVKLLQQEVEAINRSADKAVEDSKKIFTELIRLIQKRSSDVKQQVRSKQETEVSRVKELQEKLQQEVTELKRKDAKLEQLSHTEDHTQFLHNYSSMPRLTESTDSPRPEINRLQYFEDMTAAVTAGRDKMQPILTETLALAEPTTRAEFLQCSCEITLDPSTAHRYLVLSEGNRKITYNVKIMSHAQSPDRFLYIPQVLSKDGLTGQCYWEVEMSSNHAEVAVAYKSIGRSGDFQTLFGHESWALQCGNGYKFIHDNCSTVISGPKSSRIGVFLDHKAGILSFYSISESMTLLHRVQTTFTQPLYARLVLGANGDTAELCKLK; from the coding sequence ATGGCGCAGCAAAGAAATCAGGCAGACGGGGCTAAATTCTGCTGTTCGATCTGTCTGGATCTACTGAAGGATCCGGTGActattccctgtggacacaACTATtgcatgagctgtattaaaagCTTCTGGGATGAAGAAGATCAGAAGAAGATCCACAGCTGTCCTCAGTGCCGACAGACTTTCATCCCGACGCctgtcctggtgaaaaacaccatGTTGGCAGAATTAGTtgaggaactgaagaagactggacACCAAGATGCTCCAGCTGATCACTGCTAtgctggacctgaagatgtggcctgtgatgTCTGCACTGGGAGGAAGCTGAAAGCCCTCAAGTCCTGTCTGCAATGTCTGGCCTCTTACTGTGAGAAACACCTCCAGCCTCACTATGACTCTCctacttttaaaaaacacaaacttgtcGAGACCTCCATTAAGCTTCAGGACACCATTTGCTTCCGTCATGAcgaggtgatgaagatgttctgccgcactgatcagcagtgtatttgtgttttctgttcaatGGACGAACATAAAGGCCACAACATaatatcagctgcagcagaaaggacCGAGAAGCAGAAGGAGCTTGGTGAAAGACGgcaaaacatccagcagagaatccaggacagagagaaagatgtgaagctgcttcaacaggaggtggaggctatcaatcgctctgctgataaagcagtggaggacagcaAGAAGATCTTCACTGAGCTGATCCGtctcatccagaaaagaagctctgatgtgaagcagcaggtcagatccaagcaggaaactgaagtgagtcgagtcaaagagcttcaggagaagctgcagcaggaggtcactgagctgaagaggaaagacgctaagctggagcagctctcacacacagaggatcacaCCCAGTTTCTACACAACTACTCGTCAATGCCACGACTTACTGAGTCTACAGACTCACCAAGACCAGAAATCAATCGTCTGCAGTACTTTGAGGATatgacagcagctgtgacagCAGGCAGAGATAAAATGCAGCCCATTCTTACTGAGACATTGGCTTTAGCGGAGCCCACGACCAGAGCTGAGTTCTTACAGTGTTCAtgtgaaatcacactggatcCAAGCACAGCACACAGATATCTGGTTCTATCAGAGGGGAACAGGAAAATAACATATAATGTAAAAATTATGTCACATGCTCAAAGTCCAGACAGATTCCTGTACATACCTCAGGTCTTGAGTAAAGACGGACTGACTGGACAgtgttactgggaggtggagatGAGCAGTAATCATGCTGAAGTAGCAGTCGCTTACAAGAGTATTGGCAGATCAGGAGACTTTCAAACATTATTTGGACACGAGTCTTGGGCATTACAGTGTGGCAATGGTTACAAATTCATACATGACAACTGCTCAACTGTCATCTCAGGCCCTAAATCCTCCAGGATAGGAGTGTTCCTGGATCACAAGGCAGGTATTTTGTCTttctacagcatctctgaatctatgactctcctccacagagtccagaccacattcactcagccGCTCTATGCCCGACTTGTACTTGGCGCTAATGGAGACACTGCTGAGTTGTGTAAACTTAAGTAG